One window of Catonella massiliensis genomic DNA carries:
- a CDS encoding ABC transporter ATP-binding protein, protein MADLLDIRNLSVAFDTDSGKVYAVNNLSLKIGRKETLGLVGETGAGKTTTALAVMKLIQSPPGKITSGEIILEGQDLMRVPEKDMFNIRGNKISMIFQDPMTSLNPVMTVGEQISEVIELHQKLSKDELRKKTEEMLEVVGIRKERINDYPHQFSGGMKQRVVIAMALACNPELIIADEPTTALDVTIQAQVLELMKNLKEKYDTSMILITHDLGVVAEICDYVSVIYAGSIVEYASVKDMYETPGHPYTKGLFNSIPSLDEDVESLTTIKGNPPDPSALPSGCRFHPRCDKCMEICKHTNPEFQEVSPGHFIACHLFKKGEGESENG, encoded by the coding sequence GTGGCAGATTTATTAGATATACGCAATCTATCGGTTGCATTTGACACAGATTCCGGCAAGGTCTATGCAGTTAACAATCTAAGTCTCAAGATAGGAAGAAAAGAAACCTTAGGTCTTGTTGGAGAGACAGGTGCAGGTAAGACAACTACTGCACTTGCGGTTATGAAACTGATACAGTCGCCTCCGGGGAAAATAACTTCAGGTGAAATTATACTTGAAGGTCAGGATCTTATGAGGGTACCTGAAAAGGATATGTTTAATATTCGTGGAAATAAAATATCTATGATTTTTCAGGACCCGATGACGTCTTTGAACCCTGTAATGACTGTAGGTGAGCAGATAAGCGAAGTAATTGAGCTACATCAGAAATTATCAAAGGATGAACTTCGCAAAAAAACAGAAGAGATGTTAGAGGTAGTTGGTATCCGCAAGGAAAGAATCAACGATTATCCTCATCAGTTTTCAGGCGGTATGAAGCAAAGAGTAGTTATAGCCATGGCCCTTGCCTGCAATCCTGAACTCATCATAGCAGATGAGCCTACTACGGCACTTGATGTAACCATTCAGGCACAGGTGCTTGAGCTTATGAAGAATCTCAAAGAAAAATACGATACTTCTATGATTCTTATTACACATGATTTGGGGGTTGTAGCTGAAATCTGTGACTATGTATCGGTTATTTATGCAGGCTCAATAGTTGAATACGCTTCGGTAAAGGACATGTATGAAACACCCGGACATCCTTACACAAAGGGATTGTTTAATTCGATTCCAAGTTTGGATGAAGATGTCGAGTCTCTCACTACAATCAAAGGCAATCCGCCAGATCCTTCAGCACTTCCGAGTGGTTGCCGTTTTCATCCTCGTTGTGATAAGTGTATGGAGATTTGTAAGCATACAAATCCTGAGTTCCAAGAGGTTAGTCCCGGACATTTTATAGCCTGTCATTTGTTCAAAAAGGGAGAGGGGGAATCTGAAAATGGCTAA
- a CDS encoding IS4 family transposase: MSSITQNHFDENNLIDCVRRFFSRHHVGRLIARCNGMKEKGVSPVSLLRYKLSNIFVGRSMYMQQRTGSFKEDFSKNTFYRFLNSVKTNWLRFTSLLAADIVNNDLKNLTDDKRKNVFIIDDSLFNRTSCKKTELGSKVFDHTDMHFKKGFRMLTLSWSDGNTLIPVNSCLLASAKDTNIIGPVKHFDNRTLAGKRRKLAQTKAPEAMMTLLDTALSAGLKADYVLFDSWFSNPAQITAIHSNGMDVIAMIKKSSRIKYSHCGEQLNIKEIYSRNKKRRGKSKYLLSVCVMVGKENPIPAKIVCVRNKANRKDWLAFICTDTTLSEEEIIRIYGKRWQIEVFFKTCKSMLNLIGECHSLSYDALTAHVAIVLTRYMLIAMEQRQNEDQRTLGELFFFLVDEMADITFSRSLGILMDALMASLQVILKLSDEQLTAFTADFEARLPEYLRNALHPEAVVA, from the coding sequence ATGTCCAGTATAACACAAAATCATTTCGATGAGAATAACTTAATTGACTGTGTTCGAAGATTTTTTTCCAGACATCATGTTGGCAGGCTTATTGCCAGATGTAATGGGATGAAAGAAAAAGGTGTTTCACCTGTTTCTTTGCTTCGTTACAAACTCAGCAACATTTTCGTTGGAAGAAGTATGTATATGCAACAACGTACCGGTTCTTTTAAGGAAGATTTTTCAAAGAACACTTTTTATCGTTTCCTTAATTCGGTAAAAACAAACTGGCTTCGTTTTACTTCTCTTCTTGCTGCTGACATCGTAAATAATGATCTCAAAAACCTAACAGATGATAAAAGGAAAAATGTTTTCATCATTGATGACAGTCTTTTCAATCGCACCAGCTGCAAGAAAACTGAGCTGGGGTCAAAGGTTTTCGATCACACGGATATGCATTTCAAAAAAGGATTTCGTATGCTTACCTTAAGCTGGAGCGATGGAAATACACTTATCCCGGTGAACAGCTGCCTGTTAGCATCTGCAAAAGATACAAATATCATCGGTCCTGTAAAACACTTTGATAACAGAACCCTTGCAGGTAAAAGGCGTAAACTTGCTCAGACAAAAGCTCCTGAAGCAATGATGACACTGTTGGATACTGCTCTCAGTGCAGGGCTGAAAGCTGATTATGTCCTTTTTGATTCCTGGTTTTCAAACCCCGCTCAAATCACAGCTATCCATTCAAACGGTATGGACGTAATTGCTATGATTAAGAAAAGCAGTCGAATCAAGTATTCACACTGTGGTGAGCAACTGAATATCAAAGAGATCTATTCCCGGAACAAAAAGCGCCGTGGCAAATCAAAGTATCTGCTTTCTGTCTGTGTTATGGTAGGAAAGGAGAATCCAATTCCGGCAAAGATTGTTTGTGTAAGGAACAAAGCTAATCGCAAGGACTGGCTTGCTTTTATCTGCACAGATACTACCCTTTCCGAAGAAGAGATTATCCGTATTTATGGAAAACGCTGGCAAATTGAGGTTTTTTTCAAAACCTGCAAATCTATGCTGAATCTTATTGGAGAATGCCATAGCTTATCCTATGATGCACTAACAGCCCACGTAGCAATTGTGCTTACCAGATATATGTTAATTGCAATGGAGCAACGTCAAAATGAAGATCAGAGAACCCTTGGTGAGTTGTTCTTCTTCCTTGTCGATGAAATGGCAGACATTACTTTCAGCAGATCACTTGGCATCCTGATGGATGCCTTGATGGCAAGCCTTCAGGTAATCTTAAAGCTCAGTGATGAGCAATTGACTGCTTTTACTGCTGATTTTGAAGCAAGACTACCTGAATATCTGCGTAATGCGCTCCATCCGGAGGCTGTAGTGGCATAA
- a CDS encoding ABC transporter substrate-binding protein encodes MRKNLRSLALLLIVCLLVGCKGASGGGDTLTIALSGDSISLDPVLTNDNQSSNAMAQIYEGLVKIDDKTGEISPCLAESYEHPDDLTYIFKLKKGIKFHNGEEMKASDVVFSLKRAAEAPNVKHLFASIDPSTIKATDDYTVEFKQTKPFAGIIAALCHTGGSIVNEKAVTEAGDNYARNPIGTNALKFVSWSKADNMVLERFEDYHGEKTDFQTLKFRIIPEPSNRVIELESGGVDIALDIVANDLDKVSGNPDLQLVKSLDYGLTYLGFNCSKAPFTDPKVREAISYALDTDSIVKAVFHNLGKTATGILPPTLEFSISDQLKLKGRDVEKAKALLKEAGQSNLKLTISTNENKDRVDMATAMKEQLAEVGIEASINVLEWSAFNDLIKKGNHDLYMIAWTADSPDPDTFMYPCFHSSAKGEGGNYAFLEDSKLDKLLDDARYEGDKSKRGELYKEAQEYIMGINAWVPLHNKEITAGAKKDIENLQLSPFGWHHFTQIKRAK; translated from the coding sequence ATGAGAAAGAATTTAAGAAGTTTGGCGCTGTTGTTAATCGTATGTCTTTTAGTTGGTTGTAAAGGTGCAAGCGGGGGCGGAGATACTCTTACAATCGCACTTTCGGGTGATTCAATTTCTCTTGATCCGGTACTAACTAATGACAACCAGTCAAGTAATGCTATGGCTCAGATTTACGAAGGACTTGTAAAGATTGACGACAAAACAGGTGAGATTTCACCATGTCTTGCTGAAAGTTACGAGCATCCTGATGATTTAACCTACATATTTAAGCTTAAAAAAGGCATTAAGTTTCACAATGGAGAAGAAATGAAGGCATCAGATGTGGTTTTCAGCTTAAAGAGAGCTGCTGAAGCTCCTAATGTTAAGCATCTTTTTGCTTCCATTGATCCTTCTACTATTAAGGCAACAGACGATTATACAGTAGAGTTCAAGCAGACTAAACCTTTTGCAGGTATAATTGCAGCACTTTGCCATACTGGTGGCTCAATCGTCAATGAAAAGGCAGTAACTGAAGCAGGTGACAATTACGCTCGTAATCCTATAGGCACAAATGCACTTAAATTTGTAAGCTGGTCAAAGGCAGACAATATGGTATTAGAGCGTTTTGAGGATTATCACGGAGAAAAAACTGATTTTCAGACATTGAAGTTTAGAATAATCCCAGAGCCAAGTAACCGTGTTATCGAGCTTGAGTCCGGTGGAGTTGATATTGCACTTGATATAGTAGCAAACGATCTTGATAAGGTATCAGGAAATCCTGATTTACAGCTTGTTAAGTCACTTGACTACGGTCTTACTTATCTTGGATTTAACTGTTCAAAGGCTCCATTTACAGATCCAAAAGTTAGAGAGGCCATCTCTTACGCACTTGATACTGATTCCATTGTGAAAGCAGTATTCCATAATCTTGGTAAGACGGCTACAGGTATATTGCCTCCAACTCTTGAGTTCTCAATCTCTGATCAGCTAAAGCTTAAAGGAAGGGATGTTGAAAAGGCGAAAGCTTTATTAAAAGAAGCAGGTCAGTCAAACCTTAAGCTCACCATTTCTACAAATGAAAATAAAGACCGTGTAGACATGGCCACAGCAATGAAAGAACAGCTTGCAGAGGTAGGTATTGAGGCATCTATCAACGTGCTTGAGTGGTCAGCATTTAATGACTTAATTAAAAAAGGAAATCATGACTTGTACATGATAGCTTGGACAGCAGATTCTCCTGATCCGGATACATTTATGTATCCTTGTTTTCATTCGTCCGCTAAGGGTGAGGGAGGTAATTACGCATTCTTAGAGGATTCGAAGCTGGATAAATTGCTGGATGACGCCAGATACGAGGGCGATAAGAGTAAACGAGGAGAACTTTACAAAGAGGCTCAGGAATATATTATGGGAATAAATGCGTGGGTACCTCTTCATAACAAGGAGATTACAGCAGGAGCAAAGAAGGATATTGAGAATTTACAACTGTCTCCATTTGGATGGCACCATTTCACACAAATCAAACGTGCCAAATAA
- the nikC gene encoding nickel transporter permease yields MGKDSKKQSSHGRLRNLRDIWIRMKRNKLAMVGLVIIIFLVLVAIFADQIAPYSYAQQDLKNQFQLPNSKHWFGTDDLGRDIFSRVVYGSRVSLKVGFISVSISLIIGVTLGALTGYYGGKVDILLMRFIDILQAVPDTLLAIAIMAALGPGLTNLMMAVGIASIPSYARLVRSSVLSIRDMEFIEAAKANGSSDFRIIFKHIIPNCMAPIIVQATLGVAYAIINAAGLSFIGLGLEPPTPEWGAMLSGGRAYIRDYVHMTLFPGLAIVTTIFALNVLGDGLRDALDPKLKR; encoded by the coding sequence ATGGGGAAAGACAGTAAAAAGCAAAGCAGTCACGGTCGCTTGAGAAATCTTAGAGATATTTGGATTCGTATGAAACGAAACAAATTGGCGATGGTAGGACTGGTAATTATAATTTTTCTTGTATTGGTTGCCATATTTGCAGACCAGATTGCTCCCTACAGTTATGCGCAGCAGGATCTGAAAAATCAGTTCCAGCTTCCAAATTCTAAGCACTGGTTTGGCACAGATGACCTTGGAAGGGATATATTCAGTAGAGTTGTTTACGGTTCAAGAGTATCACTTAAAGTCGGCTTTATATCGGTAAGTATTTCTCTTATTATAGGAGTAACCCTTGGAGCGTTAACAGGATATTACGGCGGAAAAGTAGATATCCTTCTTATGAGATTTATTGATATCTTACAGGCTGTTCCTGATACTCTGCTTGCAATCGCAATCATGGCGGCACTAGGTCCCGGACTTACCAATCTTATGATGGCAGTCGGTATAGCCTCAATCCCGAGTTATGCGAGGCTTGTAAGGTCATCGGTATTGTCAATTAGAGACATGGAATTTATAGAAGCAGCTAAGGCTAATGGTTCAAGTGACTTTAGAATAATATTTAAGCACATTATTCCTAACTGTATGGCTCCAATAATTGTGCAGGCTACATTGGGTGTTGCTTATGCAATCATCAATGCAGCGGGACTTAGCTTCATCGGCTTGGGACTCGAACCACCTACACCTGAGTGGGGTGCAATGCTCTCCGGTGGACGTGCATATATTCGTGACTATGTGCATATGACACTGTTTCCGGGACTTGCAATTGTTACCACTATCTTTGCATTAAATGTACTTGGTGACGGACTTCGAGATGCCCTTGATCCAAAGCTAAAACGATAG
- a CDS encoding ABC transporter permease: protein MIKYIIKRILYLIPVIIGVSFIVFGLLYLTPGDPARNALGPSAPESAVKELREEMGLNDPFLVQYGRYIKNIVFHFDLGNSYITKSSVTREILSRAGATVRLAFTAILFAVLLGVPIGIVCARRQYSIFDNIAMIFALIGISMPVFWLGLLLIMLFSVKLRLLPSSGFETFPQMILPTIALGSQSVSVIARMTRSAMLEVIRKDYIQTAKAKGQKENVVIWKHALKNALIPIITIIGTQFGQLLGGALMTEVIFSIPGIGRLMVDSIKMRDAPLVLGSVLFVAVTFSIVNLIVDILYTYVDPRIKTQYI, encoded by the coding sequence ATGATTAAATACATTATAAAGCGAATACTTTACCTTATACCGGTTATTATCGGCGTAAGCTTCATAGTATTTGGGCTTTTATACCTGACTCCCGGGGATCCTGCCCGCAATGCGCTCGGACCTTCGGCGCCAGAGTCCGCTGTTAAGGAGCTGCGTGAAGAAATGGGACTAAATGATCCCTTCCTTGTGCAGTATGGCAGATATATCAAGAATATAGTTTTTCACTTTGATTTGGGGAATTCATATATTACCAAAAGCTCAGTGACGAGGGAAATATTATCACGAGCAGGCGCAACAGTCCGCCTGGCGTTTACAGCAATATTATTTGCAGTCTTACTGGGGGTACCTATAGGAATTGTCTGTGCAAGGCGGCAATATTCTATCTTTGACAACATTGCTATGATATTTGCCCTTATAGGTATATCAATGCCGGTATTCTGGCTTGGTCTCCTACTTATTATGCTATTCTCTGTTAAATTAAGGTTACTTCCATCATCAGGTTTTGAGACATTCCCGCAAATGATACTTCCGACTATAGCACTTGGCTCCCAGTCAGTATCTGTAATTGCCAGAATGACGAGATCTGCAATGCTTGAGGTTATACGAAAAGATTATATACAGACCGCTAAAGCAAAAGGACAAAAAGAAAATGTAGTTATATGGAAGCATGCACTTAAGAATGCCCTAATTCCTATAATCACAATTATAGGAACACAGTTTGGACAACTCCTCGGAGGAGCTCTTATGACTGAGGTTATATTCTCTATTCCGGGCATAGGAAGACTAATGGTTGACTCAATAAAAATGCGAGATGCTCCTCTTGTTTTAGGCTCGGTATTGTTTGTTGCGGTGACATTCAGTATTGTGAATTTGATTGTGGATATATTGTACACCTATGTGGATCCGCGTATCAAAACGCAGTATATATAG
- a CDS encoding ATP-binding protein yields MVGFTIDLAGRVKNFDLPKNQPLIPLYEAVVNSIFAIQERQQKEAFNGKVEIEIIRDQQEIAKLEGIDRSINEITGFKIIDNGIGLDENNMKSFLQSDSTYRADKGGKGVGRFSWLKAFSKTCIESIFKDYSDNVLVKRNFEFSLDKAEIDDDLIEEKYIKENRTCVSLVDYLPTYRKHVNKNAETIAMKLMQHCMIYLMFPKCPQIYVIDDKKYNLNSMFEKKMYREPQNEVIDIKGESFELLHTQLQDATLGGSKLFLFANNRMVKGIDLNKEIVDLDKNIFDDKGYYYVGILSGKFLDDNVDMNRTSFDISENKEDEEISMEDIVQTAKTKVEGYLSEYLDDVRKNKKEYIRKYIRDKAPQFGHLLTYMPDSIDEIKPGLSDNKLDEELYKIKRKFDSELKKTNEEILRKIDVGVVNLAEYKEKFEIQFQKISEANKAALAEYVAHRKVVLELLKKGINLKEDGKFNKEAYIHNLIYPMRRTSEEIEYLSHNLWLIDERLAYSEYISSDIPFDNNPKEERTDVMILDNPVAVSDEDNCGREYETIVIIELKKPMRDDYTDSNNPLIQMLGYVEKLSTNKVADKNGRIIKVGKNTQFYLYAVCDITPSLKKIMSRSDLKETPDKMGLYKYHENCHAYIEILSFDKIINDAEKRNRVLFDKLGV; encoded by the coding sequence ATGGTAGGCTTTACAATTGACTTAGCTGGAAGAGTAAAAAATTTTGATTTACCCAAAAATCAGCCATTGATACCATTATATGAAGCTGTTGTAAATTCTATATTTGCCATACAAGAAAGGCAACAAAAGGAAGCATTTAACGGCAAAGTAGAAATAGAAATTATTAGAGATCAACAGGAAATAGCTAAACTTGAGGGAATTGATAGAAGTATAAATGAAATAACTGGTTTCAAAATTATTGATAATGGGATTGGATTAGATGAGAATAATATGAAATCTTTTTTACAATCCGATTCAACATATCGTGCGGATAAAGGCGGTAAAGGTGTTGGTAGATTTTCTTGGTTAAAGGCATTTTCAAAAACGTGTATTGAAAGCATATTTAAGGATTATAGCGATAATGTATTGGTCAAAAGAAACTTTGAATTTTCTTTAGATAAGGCGGAGATTGATGATGATCTTATTGAAGAGAAGTATATTAAAGAAAATAGAACCTGTGTATCGCTTGTTGATTATTTACCGACTTATAGAAAACATGTAAATAAAAATGCTGAAACAATAGCTATGAAATTGATGCAGCATTGTATGATATATTTAATGTTTCCTAAGTGTCCACAGATATATGTTATAGATGATAAGAAATATAATCTTAATAGTATGTTTGAAAAGAAAATGTATAGAGAACCCCAAAATGAAGTTATTGACATAAAGGGAGAAAGCTTTGAATTATTACATACACAGTTACAAGATGCAACACTTGGAGGAAGCAAACTGTTTTTATTTGCAAATAATAGAATGGTTAAAGGTATAGATTTAAATAAAGAAATAGTTGATTTAGATAAAAATATATTTGATGATAAGGGTTATTATTATGTTGGAATTCTATCTGGGAAATTTTTAGATGATAATGTTGATATGAATAGAACTTCATTTGACATTTCAGAAAATAAGGAAGATGAAGAAATTTCAATGGAAGACATAGTGCAAACAGCAAAAACAAAAGTAGAAGGCTATTTATCAGAATATTTAGATGATGTACGCAAAAATAAAAAAGAATATATTAGGAAATATATACGTGATAAAGCACCACAATTTGGACATCTATTGACATATATGCCAGACTCAATAGATGAAATTAAGCCAGGCTTATCAGATAACAAACTTGATGAAGAACTATATAAGATTAAGAGAAAATTTGATTCTGAACTAAAGAAGACAAATGAGGAAATATTAAGAAAAATAGATGTAGGAGTGGTGAACTTAGCAGAGTATAAAGAGAAATTTGAAATACAATTTCAAAAAATAAGTGAGGCTAACAAAGCAGCGTTAGCAGAATATGTTGCACACAGAAAAGTTGTGTTAGAATTACTTAAGAAGGGAATTAATCTTAAGGAAGATGGAAAATTTAATAAGGAAGCATATATACATAACCTAATATATCCTATGCGAAGGACATCGGAAGAAATTGAATATTTGTCACATAATTTATGGCTTATAGATGAACGGCTTGCTTATAGTGAATATATATCATCAGACATACCATTTGATAATAATCCGAAAGAGGAGAGAACGGATGTGATGATATTAGATAATCCAGTTGCGGTATCAGATGAAGACAATTGTGGAAGAGAATATGAAACTATAGTAATTATAGAACTAAAGAAACCTATGAGGGATGATTATACAGATTCTAATAATCCGCTGATTCAGATGTTAGGGTATGTCGAAAAATTATCGACAAATAAAGTTGCAGATAAGAACGGACGGATAATTAAGGTTGGTAAAAACACGCAATTTTACTTGTATGCAGTATGTGATATAACACCCAGCCTTAAAAAGATTATGAGTAGAAGTGATTTAAAAGAAACACCAGATAAGATGGGGTTATATAAATATCATGAAAATTGTCATGCTTATATAGAAATTTTATCGTTTGATAAGATAATAAATGATGCAGAAAAAAGAAATAGAGTTCTGTTTGATAAACTAGGTGTATAG
- a CDS encoding ABC transporter ATP-binding protein has product MANERETLVQVKNLKKYFQTKRGQLHAVDNVSFNIKKGETLGLVGESGCGKSTVGRAIIRLHEPTSGEVLLEDKNILQYKTKQEMRTLRRDMQIVFQDPYSSLNPRMNTFDLIAEPLRVNKSYNGHSELESRVMEMMSTVGLEERLANSFPHELDGGRRQRIGIARALIVRPKFIVLDEPVSALDVSIQAQVLNLMDKLQQEFGLTYLFISHDLSVVRHISDRIAVMYLGQIVELADYDQLFRNPLHPYTKALLSAIPIPKYGLNRQRIFLEGDVPSPVNPPAGCRFSGRCKECMEHCKETPVELIEMEPNHFVACHLYRR; this is encoded by the coding sequence ATGGCTAATGAGAGAGAGACTTTAGTGCAGGTAAAAAACCTGAAAAAGTATTTTCAGACTAAAAGAGGCCAGCTCCATGCAGTGGACAATGTTAGCTTTAACATCAAAAAAGGTGAGACCTTAGGGCTTGTAGGGGAATCAGGCTGTGGCAAATCTACTGTAGGACGAGCTATTATACGTTTACACGAGCCGACATCAGGAGAGGTACTTTTAGAGGATAAAAATATATTACAATATAAAACTAAGCAGGAAATGCGTACACTGAGAAGGGATATGCAGATAGTATTTCAGGATCCTTATTCATCACTCAATCCTCGTATGAATACCTTTGACTTAATTGCAGAGCCATTAAGGGTGAATAAATCATACAACGGACATAGTGAGCTTGAGAGCCGTGTTATGGAAATGATGTCAACGGTAGGCCTTGAGGAGAGGCTTGCCAATTCCTTCCCTCACGAGCTGGACGGAGGAAGGCGCCAGCGCATAGGTATAGCAAGAGCACTTATAGTAAGACCTAAGTTTATAGTGCTTGACGAGCCTGTGTCAGCACTTGATGTATCTATTCAGGCTCAGGTGCTTAACCTGATGGATAAGTTACAGCAGGAGTTTGGGCTTACCTATCTCTTCATTTCACATGACCTTTCAGTAGTACGACACATATCGGATAGGATTGCAGTTATGTATCTGGGACAGATTGTGGAACTTGCGGACTACGACCAATTGTTTAGAAATCCACTTCATCCATATACAAAAGCGTTGTTATCAGCCATACCTATACCTAAGTATGGCTTGAACCGCCAGAGAATCTTCCTTGAAGGTGATGTACCAAGTCCTGTAAATCCACCTGCGGGCTGTAGGTTCTCAGGTCGTTGCAAAGAATGTATGGAACATTGCAAAGAAACTCCAGTTGAACTTATAGAGATGGAGCCAAATCATTTTGTCGCCTGTCATTTATACAGGAGGTAA
- a CDS encoding ATP-binding protein — MEKNKYFDRKSAKIKPSDIADLISAFANAEGGTIVLGISDRKIRFVRYDGNAEQVGVDINIIKDVNIEYPILRIIDKTKEFIITQLREFTSLDLNTGRFQNVPEYPEFSWLEGIVNAVTHREYGMAGSYIKITMFDDRLEIQSPGKLPNIVSVENIQTTRYSRNPRIARVLTEFGWVRELNEGVKRIFSDMKDFYLSPPEYSEPEQTVKLILKNNIAMRSIRQKEKIADSIGEAAWDDLDDMERKILVYMASHKLVTTSELAALVERSGRTVGIRLKHLMDLNIIKRNGALTDPKQTYEMISK; from the coding sequence GTGGAGAAAAATAAATATTTTGATCGCAAATCAGCAAAAATAAAGCCTAGCGATATAGCTGATTTGATATCCGCCTTTGCTAATGCTGAAGGAGGAACAATTGTTTTAGGCATAAGTGATAGGAAAATTCGTTTTGTTAGATATGATGGGAATGCTGAACAAGTAGGGGTAGATATTAACATCATCAAAGATGTGAACATAGAATACCCAATTTTACGCATTATTGATAAGACAAAAGAATTTATTATAACTCAGCTTCGCGAGTTCACTTCATTGGATTTGAATACAGGGAGGTTTCAGAATGTACCTGAGTATCCGGAGTTTTCTTGGTTAGAGGGAATTGTAAATGCAGTTACGCATCGCGAATATGGTATGGCAGGAAGCTATATTAAAATTACTATGTTTGATGATAGATTGGAGATACAGAGTCCGGGTAAGCTTCCTAATATTGTAAGTGTTGAAAATATCCAAACTACGAGGTATTCTAGAAATCCGAGAATCGCGCGAGTTCTTACCGAGTTCGGATGGGTACGTGAGCTAAATGAGGGAGTTAAAAGAATTTTTTCAGATATGAAGGATTTTTATCTGAGTCCACCTGAATATTCTGAACCTGAACAAACAGTAAAACTTATACTAAAAAATAACATTGCAATGAGGTCAATCAGGCAGAAAGAAAAAATTGCAGATAGTATAGGAGAAGCTGCATGGGATGATTTAGATGATATGGAACGAAAGATACTGGTATATATGGCAAGCCATAAGCTGGTGACTACATCAGAACTTGCAGCTCTTGTTGAAAGATCAGGCAGAACTGTTGGAATTAGACTGAAGCACTTGATGGACTTGAATATTATTAAAAGAAATGGAGCCTTGACTGACCCTAAGCAGACATATGAAATGATTTCGAAGTAA